GGATGGAAAGAGCTTCTATTTTCTTAAAGGCTGCTGAACTTTTAGCAGGCCCTTATAGAGCAAAAATGAATGCAGCAACAATGTTAGCACAATCTAAAAACGTATTTCAAGCAGAAATTGATGCAGCTTGTGAAATGGTAGATTTCTTTAGATTTAACGTACAATACATGACTGATATTTTTAAAGATCAGCCAGCATCTGCACCAGGAATTTGGAACAGAGTTGAGTACAGACCTTTAGAAGGTTTTGTGTATGCAATTTCTCCTTTCAACTTTACATCTATTGCAGCAAATTTACCAGCAGCAGCAGCTTTAATGGGGAATGTTGTGGTTTGGAAACCTTCAGATCATCAAGCATATTCTGCACAAGTAATTGTAGATTTATTTAGAGAAGCTGGTTTGCCAGATGGTGTGATTAATGTTGTTTATGGAGATCCTGTTATGATTTCTGATACTGTTTTAGCATCACCAGATTTCTCTGGATTGCATTTTACGGGTTCTACAACCGTTTTCAAAAATCTTTGGAAACAAATTGGAAACAACATTCACAACTATAAAACCTACCCAAGAATTGTAGGTGAAACTGGTGGAAAAGATTTTATTTGGGCTCATAATTCTGCATTTCCTTTGCAAGTTGCAACAGCAATTACAAGAGGTGCTTTTGAATACCAAGGTCAAAAATGTTCTGCTGCTTCACGTGCTTACATTCCTGCTTCTATTTGGGAAGAAGTTAAAAAACATTTAGTAGCACAAACATCAGAATTAAAAATGGGTGCTCCTGATGACACAAAGAATTTTGTAAACGCAGTAATTCATGAAGGTTCTTTTGATAAAATTGCAAAGTATATTGATGCTGCTAAAGCAGATGTAAATGCCGAAGTTATTATTGGTGGAAATCACGATAAATCGAAAGGTTATTTTATTGAACCAACTGTAATTTTAGCAAAAACGCCAACTTATGAAACCATGACTACAGAACTTTTTGGGCCTGTAATCACTATTTATATTTATGAAGATTTAGAATGGGAAGCTTCTTTAAAGTTAGTGGATGAATCTACAGAGTATGCTTTAACTGGCGCTATTTTTTCTACGGATAGATATATTGTTGAACAAGCTTCTAAA
The DNA window shown above is from Polaribacter sp. Hel_I_88 and carries:
- the pruA gene encoding L-glutamate gamma-semialdehyde dehydrogenase, which translates into the protein MARGFFNVPIAVNEPVKDYKPGSPELKEVLATYKEMYKGKADIPMYINGKEVRTGNTRNITPPHDHKHVVGHYHIADKSHVDEAISTALAAREAWSSVSWMERASIFLKAAELLAGPYRAKMNAATMLAQSKNVFQAEIDAACEMVDFFRFNVQYMTDIFKDQPASAPGIWNRVEYRPLEGFVYAISPFNFTSIAANLPAAAALMGNVVVWKPSDHQAYSAQVIVDLFREAGLPDGVINVVYGDPVMISDTVLASPDFSGLHFTGSTTVFKNLWKQIGNNIHNYKTYPRIVGETGGKDFIWAHNSAFPLQVATAITRGAFEYQGQKCSAASRAYIPASIWEEVKKHLVAQTSELKMGAPDDTKNFVNAVIHEGSFDKIAKYIDAAKADVNAEVIIGGNHDKSKGYFIEPTVILAKTPTYETMTTELFGPVITIYIYEDLEWEASLKLVDESTEYALTGAIFSTDRYIVEQASKALENAAGNFYINDKPTGAVVGQQPFGGARASGTNDKAGSAQNLLRWTSVRLIKETFVTPQDYKYPFLG